The proteins below come from a single Terriglobales bacterium genomic window:
- a CDS encoding PDZ domain-containing protein yields the protein MSKAFRILLISLLGLTASVWLGATGMAPVAAVAPAAEAAQNVAPVPPAEVVGGEEHVWVDSESGSYLGVDTQDVTKERLADLKLKEERGVEVLMVDQDAPAGKAGLKEHDVILEFNGARVESVEQLRRMIHEIPPGRTVALGISRDGQPMTLNATLADRHKHESFAYSVGPKVKMPKVVIPKIDTREFEFVLAGSSRSGLLVENLTPQLGEFFGVRNGAGVLVRSVEKGSPAEAAGFRAGDIIVRVEQEKVGDRGDWRSTMRTHHSGKVAVGIIRDKREQTLSLVLPEVKEQSSAWHLLGPEMDLEMDDLDIDLDQMDIEINHLTPQMERLRPEMERLKPQMERLKKQLSGQLTASLTGNRDQLRKATLLMRDQEGAVRRAQLDATRAAQRAYLEAQRALELQRKGLDKARVMMLRKMEMD from the coding sequence ATGAGCAAAGCATTTCGCATCCTATTGATCTCGCTGCTGGGCCTGACGGCCAGCGTGTGGCTAGGCGCCACCGGCATGGCGCCGGTGGCCGCAGTGGCTCCGGCAGCCGAAGCCGCGCAGAACGTGGCCCCTGTTCCGCCCGCCGAGGTTGTCGGCGGCGAGGAGCACGTCTGGGTGGATTCCGAGAGCGGCTCCTATCTGGGGGTGGACACCCAGGACGTCACCAAAGAGCGCCTGGCCGACCTCAAGCTCAAGGAAGAGCGCGGCGTCGAGGTCCTCATGGTGGATCAGGACGCCCCTGCCGGCAAAGCCGGGCTCAAGGAGCATGACGTCATCCTGGAGTTTAACGGAGCCCGGGTGGAGAGCGTGGAGCAACTGCGCCGCATGATCCATGAGATTCCTCCGGGACGCACCGTCGCCCTGGGCATCAGCCGCGACGGCCAGCCCATGACCCTGAACGCCACCCTGGCCGATCGCCACAAGCACGAGAGCTTCGCCTACTCCGTCGGACCCAAGGTGAAGATGCCCAAGGTCGTCATCCCCAAGATCGACACGCGGGAGTTTGAGTTCGTCCTCGCCGGCTCCAGCCGCAGCGGCCTGCTGGTGGAGAACCTCACGCCCCAGCTCGGCGAATTCTTCGGCGTCAGGAACGGCGCCGGCGTCCTGGTCCGCTCGGTGGAGAAGGGCAGTCCGGCGGAAGCCGCCGGCTTCAGGGCGGGCGATATCATCGTCCGCGTGGAGCAGGAGAAGGTCGGCGACCGGGGCGACTGGCGCAGCACCATGCGCACTCACCACTCCGGCAAAGTCGCCGTCGGCATCATCCGCGACAAGCGGGAGCAGACCCTCTCCCTGGTCCTGCCCGAAGTCAAGGAGCAGTCCTCGGCCTGGCACCTGCTCGGCCCGGAGATGGATCTTGAGATGGACGACTTGGACATCGACCTCGACCAGATGGACATCGAGATCAACCACCTCACCCCACAGATGGAGCGCCTGCGCCCGGAGATGGAGCGCCTGAAGCCTCAGATGGAGCGCCTGAAAAAGCAGCTCTCCGGACAGCTCACCGCCAGCCTGACCGGGAACCGCGACCAGCTGCGCAAGGCCACGCTCCTGATGCGCGACCAGGAGGGGGCCGTCCGTCGGGCGCAACTGGATGCCACCCGCGCCGCCCAGAGGGCCTACCTG
- a CDS encoding HEAT repeat domain-containing protein, with protein sequence MNCEWVKENIPSYLYDELGDDARHELEQHLARCAGCAAEADSVRELKQEASALPRIEPTPNLVAASRMRLLESLETVRPAAGWQRFVFDPGAWLRQIRFAPALAAAILMVGFTAGVLLTYRMGSRPGSSPAAPNESSIAGIRGITQEPGSNNVQVRYDRLVPESAQGSMDDPRIQQLLLYAARNNENSGVRMDSINLLTRRPDDTRVREALMYALRYDRNPGVRLKALDGLGDYVSEDVRVRNVVLEALLGDSNPGVRIEAIRLLEKVKPDSSVRKVFQQLAEQDQNDFIRREARRVLATMPELD encoded by the coding sequence ATGAACTGTGAATGGGTAAAAGAAAACATCCCGTCGTATCTGTATGACGAGTTGGGCGACGACGCCCGCCACGAGCTGGAGCAGCATCTGGCGCGCTGCGCCGGCTGCGCCGCCGAAGCGGATTCGGTCCGCGAGTTGAAGCAGGAGGCCTCGGCGCTGCCTCGCATCGAGCCCACGCCCAACCTGGTGGCCGCTTCGCGTATGCGCTTGCTGGAGTCGCTCGAAACCGTCCGCCCCGCCGCCGGCTGGCAGCGCTTTGTCTTCGACCCGGGCGCCTGGCTGCGACAGATCCGCTTCGCTCCCGCCCTGGCCGCCGCCATCCTCATGGTCGGCTTCACCGCGGGCGTGCTGCTCACCTACCGCATGGGCTCGCGTCCGGGGTCCAGCCCCGCCGCTCCCAACGAGTCCTCCATCGCCGGCATCCGCGGCATCACCCAGGAGCCCGGCTCCAACAACGTGCAGGTGCGCTACGACCGCCTGGTGCCGGAGTCGGCCCAGGGTTCGATGGACGATCCCCGCATCCAGCAGCTTCTGCTCTACGCCGCGCGCAACAATGAGAACTCCGGCGTCCGCATGGACTCCATCAACCTCCTCACCCGCCGCCCCGACGACACCCGGGTGCGCGAGGCCCTGATGTACGCCCTGCGTTACGACCGCAATCCCGGCGTCCGCCTGAAGGCGCTCGATGGACTGGGGGACTACGTCTCCGAAGACGTGCGCGTACGCAACGTCGTGCTGGAGGCTTTGCTGGGGGACTCCAATCCCGGCGTGCGCATCGAGGCCATCCGCCTGCTGGAGAAGGTGAAGCCGGATTCGAGCGTGCGCAAAGTCTTCCAACAGCTCGCCGAACAGGACCAGAACGACTTTATCCGCCGGGAAGCCCGGCGCGTGCTGGCCACCATGCCGGAATTGGACTGA
- a CDS encoding sigma-70 family RNA polymerase sigma factor — protein sequence MASQTLSRADDTLLIREAQRGNRAAFEELVRQYDQAVLRLALNLTRSEQDAQDIFQEAFLKAYRNLGSFRFECSFYTWVYRIVTNLCLDHLRKKQVRKEEAPVAVDKQGVEYDLLDRQADGRAGSNPERDLMRRELGHKIGRALERLTPRERMVFELKHYQGLKLRTIGEMLNTTEDTAKNTLFRATQKLRATLSEMR from the coding sequence ATGGCCAGCCAGACCCTGAGCCGAGCCGACGACACCCTCCTCATCCGGGAGGCGCAACGCGGGAACCGCGCTGCCTTCGAGGAGCTGGTCCGCCAGTACGACCAGGCGGTGCTGCGGCTGGCGCTCAACCTCACCCGCTCCGAGCAGGACGCCCAGGACATCTTCCAGGAAGCCTTCCTCAAGGCTTACCGGAACTTGGGCAGCTTCCGCTTTGAGTGTTCGTTTTACACCTGGGTCTACCGCATCGTGACCAACCTCTGCCTCGACCACCTGCGCAAGAAGCAGGTGCGGAAGGAAGAGGCGCCGGTGGCGGTGGACAAGCAGGGCGTCGAGTACGACCTGCTGGACCGCCAAGCCGACGGCCGCGCGGGCAGCAATCCGGAGCGCGACCTGATGCGGCGCGAGCTGGGGCACAAGATCGGACGCGCGCTGGAGCGGCTGACGCCGCGCGAACGCATGGTCTTCGAGCTGAAGCACTACCAGGGATTGAAGCTGCGCACCATCGGCGAGATGCTCAACACCACCGAGGACACGGCCAAGAACACGCTATTTCGCGCCACCCAGAAGCTCCGAGCCACGCTGTCGGAGATGCGATGA
- a CDS encoding M28 family peptidase produces the protein MLKPRRLFPLFLLFFIAWPAAPVRAQQISYHRVEQSGVEERLKGSPNDNQGRQKKLHQLFDAAGCKGETLTDVEVEGSTLPNVICKLAGESNSIIVVGAHYDKVTAGQGVVDNWSGAALLASLFESLGNEPRRHTFLFIGFTDEEKGLVGSAQFLEQTTAEQRSRIRAMINLDSLGLSPTKVWLSHADKGLAAALNNVAHSMKLPLAGVNVEQVGSADSESFAKSRIPSLTIHSVTQETYPVLHSSQDTLAAIHMDEYYDTYRLVAAYLSYLDQTLAVGKEAPAAQK, from the coding sequence ATGCTCAAACCTCGGCGTCTGTTTCCCCTGTTCCTTCTCTTTTTCATCGCCTGGCCGGCAGCGCCGGTCCGGGCCCAGCAAATCTCCTACCATCGGGTGGAGCAGAGCGGCGTCGAGGAACGCCTCAAGGGCAGCCCCAATGACAACCAGGGGCGCCAGAAGAAGCTGCATCAGCTTTTTGACGCGGCCGGATGCAAGGGCGAGACCCTGACCGACGTCGAGGTCGAGGGTTCGACGCTGCCGAACGTCATCTGCAAGCTGGCGGGGGAGTCGAACTCGATCATCGTGGTGGGAGCGCACTACGACAAAGTGACAGCGGGCCAGGGGGTGGTGGACAACTGGAGCGGCGCGGCGCTGCTGGCCAGCCTGTTCGAAAGCCTGGGCAATGAGCCCCGCCGCCACACCTTCCTCTTCATCGGCTTCACCGACGAAGAAAAGGGGCTGGTGGGCTCGGCACAGTTCCTCGAGCAAACGACGGCGGAGCAACGATCCAGGATCCGTGCCATGATCAACTTGGACTCGCTCGGCCTTTCTCCTACCAAGGTCTGGCTCAGCCACGCGGACAAGGGGCTGGCGGCAGCGCTGAACAACGTGGCGCACTCCATGAAACTGCCGCTGGCCGGGGTCAACGTGGAGCAGGTGGGTTCGGCGGATTCCGAGTCCTTCGCCAAGAGCAGGATCCCCAGCCTTACCATCCACTCGGTGACGCAGGAGACCTATCCCGTCCTGCACAGCTCGCAGGACACCCTGGCCGCAATCCACATGGACGAGTACTACGACACCTACCGGCTGGTGGCCGCCTACCTGTCTTATCTCGACCAGACGCTGGCAGTGGGCAAGGAAGCTCCCGCGGCGCAAAAATAG
- the rplI gene encoding 50S ribosomal protein L9, which yields MEVILKEDVPKLGFRGDVVKVAEGYGRNYLLPRKLAIEATKGNRAVIEQMKAAAQRRSASDKADAEGVAQQMQELTLTFRRKVGEQEHLFGSVTSGDIADALEAKGFTVDRRKVHLDDPIKALGEFQVAIRLHKEVMASVKVVVEKEAEKEAEKGE from the coding sequence ATGGAAGTCATCCTGAAAGAAGACGTACCCAAGCTGGGTTTTCGCGGCGATGTGGTCAAGGTGGCCGAAGGATACGGCCGCAACTACCTGCTGCCGCGCAAGCTGGCCATAGAGGCCACCAAGGGCAACCGCGCCGTCATCGAGCAGATGAAGGCCGCCGCCCAGCGCCGCTCGGCCAGCGACAAGGCCGACGCCGAGGGCGTGGCGCAGCAGATGCAGGAGCTCACCCTCACCTTCCGCCGCAAGGTAGGCGAGCAGGAGCACCTGTTCGGCTCCGTCACCTCCGGCGACATCGCCGATGCGCTCGAAGCCAAAGGCTTCACCGTGGATCGCCGCAAGGTGCACCTCGACGACCCTATCAAGGCCCTGGGAGAGTTCCAGGTCGCCATCCGCCTGCACAAGGAAGTCATGGCCAGCGTCAAAGTGGTCGTGGAAAAGGAAGCAGAGAAGGAAGCGGAGAAGGGAGAGTAG
- the rpsR gene encoding 30S ribosomal protein S18, translated as MTDEQVKNEATAPETAAATPATSTTPTVSTPAARTPHVGRPAPGGGYRRSPGGDRGPRPGGSSRDGGRKFFRRRKVCKFCVEKIDGINYKDFRMLSQFINERGKITPRRITGVCTPHQHRLGAAIKQARNIALLPFATR; from the coding sequence ATGACTGACGAGCAAGTGAAGAACGAAGCAACGGCGCCGGAGACGGCGGCCGCCACTCCTGCCACTTCCACCACTCCAACCGTTTCCACGCCCGCCGCTCGCACGCCGCACGTGGGCCGGCCCGCGCCCGGCGGGGGATACCGCCGCAGTCCGGGCGGAGACCGCGGACCGCGCCCCGGTGGCTCGTCCCGCGACGGAGGGCGCAAGTTCTTTCGGCGCAGAAAAGTGTGTAAGTTCTGCGTGGAGAAGATCGACGGCATCAATTACAAGGATTTTCGCATGCTCTCGCAGTTCATCAACGAGCGCGGGAAGATCACGCCGCGGCGCATCACCGGGGTGTGCACGCCGCACCAGCATCGCCTGGGCGCGGCCATCAAGCAGGCGCGCAACATCGCCCTGCTGCCCTTCGCCACCCGCTGA
- the rpsF gene encoding 30S ribosomal protein S6: protein MARIYEVMFIIRPDVPEEEVEKLIAHLEGSVTSSAGTVKTERMGKRRLAYSVRKFQEGIYVLLTVEGSGEMVHELERRMRVTEPVIKFLTVRVDEEQKRLEKVKKIRDSRVKRKPQSAAEAGAEPAAAATV, encoded by the coding sequence ATGGCGCGTATTTACGAAGTGATGTTCATCATCCGGCCCGACGTGCCGGAGGAAGAAGTGGAAAAGCTGATCGCTCACCTGGAAGGTTCCGTCACCTCCAGCGCCGGCACGGTGAAGACCGAGCGCATGGGCAAGCGGCGTCTGGCCTACTCGGTGCGCAAGTTCCAAGAGGGCATCTACGTCCTGCTGACCGTGGAGGGCTCGGGCGAGATGGTGCACGAGCTGGAGCGCCGCATGCGAGTGACCGAGCCGGTCATCAAGTTCCTCACCGTGCGCGTGGACGAGGAGCAGAAGCGGTTGGAGAAGGTAAAGAAGATCCGCGATTCGCGGGTCAAGCGCAAGCCGCAGTCCGCCGCCGAGGCAGGGGCTGAACCGGCCGCCGCGGCTACGGTGTAA
- the pth gene encoding aminoacyl-tRNA hydrolase encodes MKLIVGLGNPGIEYQFTPHNMGFLAVDRIAEQCGVRVSNRRCRALTGKAEIGGKEVLLAKPETFMNLSGMSVRELVEKFEAEPSRDLIVIHDELDLPLGTMRVRQRGSSAGHNGLESIFGALETQEFVRIRLGIAPARAVRDGAAYVLSPFRKAQYKAVDELLDSAAEAVKVLLTEGAGKAMNRFNRRGTAESPEK; translated from the coding sequence GTGAAACTGATCGTCGGGCTCGGCAATCCGGGCATCGAGTACCAGTTCACGCCGCACAACATGGGCTTCCTGGCGGTGGACCGGATCGCCGAGCAGTGCGGCGTTCGGGTCTCCAACCGGCGCTGCCGGGCGTTGACCGGCAAGGCCGAGATCGGCGGGAAAGAAGTTCTCCTGGCCAAGCCGGAGACCTTCATGAACCTGAGTGGCATGTCGGTACGGGAGCTGGTGGAAAAGTTCGAGGCCGAGCCGTCGCGGGACTTGATCGTGATCCACGACGAACTCGACCTGCCGCTGGGCACGATGCGTGTTCGCCAGCGGGGCAGCTCCGCCGGGCACAATGGCCTGGAATCGATTTTCGGTGCGCTGGAGACGCAGGAGTTCGTAAGGATTCGGTTGGGCATCGCTCCGGCGCGTGCGGTGCGGGACGGCGCGGCGTACGTGCTCTCGCCGTTCCGCAAGGCGCAGTACAAGGCCGTGGATGAGCTTTTGGATTCGGCCGCCGAAGCGGTGAAGGTGCTGCTCACCGAGGGCGCCGGCAAGGCGATGAACCGGTTCAACCGCCGGGGTACGGCGGAGAGTCCGGAGAAATGA
- a CDS encoding 50S ribosomal protein L25, with protein MKSTATVNVVEAQARTEEARGKNVARRLRRAGSIPGVVYGAKKPAMAVSLNPKHITQILNSQAGHNTIFELKVGGESAQAMIVDWQYEPVYGALLHVDLKRIAMDERLRVKVPVLLQGEAAGVKQQSGILEQVQREVEIECLPGDIPSHIDVDVSELVFGKVLRVSDLPHDPKWRFLTDANQPVVHIVSVKEEVVPTPEAAAEAATAAPAEPEVIKKGKQEVPEEGAEAEAAPAKPEKAEKKEKK; from the coding sequence ATGAAGAGCACGGCAACCGTGAACGTAGTGGAAGCGCAAGCGCGAACGGAAGAGGCGCGCGGCAAGAACGTGGCTCGGCGCCTGCGCCGAGCCGGCAGCATCCCCGGCGTGGTCTACGGCGCCAAAAAGCCGGCCATGGCGGTCAGCCTCAACCCCAAGCACATCACGCAGATCCTGAACTCCCAGGCCGGGCACAACACCATCTTCGAGCTGAAGGTGGGCGGGGAGTCAGCTCAGGCGATGATCGTGGACTGGCAGTACGAGCCGGTGTACGGAGCGCTGCTGCACGTGGATTTGAAGCGCATCGCCATGGACGAGCGCCTGCGGGTGAAGGTCCCGGTGCTGCTGCAGGGCGAAGCCGCGGGTGTGAAGCAGCAGAGCGGCATCCTGGAGCAAGTGCAGCGCGAGGTGGAGATCGAGTGCCTGCCCGGCGACATCCCCAGCCACATTGATGTCGACGTGAGCGAGCTGGTATTCGGCAAGGTGCTGCGCGTCAGCGATCTGCCGCACGATCCCAAATGGAGATTCCTCACCGACGCCAACCAGCCGGTGGTACACATCGTCTCGGTGAAGGAAGAGGTTGTGCCGACGCCGGAAGCCGCCGCCGAAGCTGCCACGGCCGCCCCCGCCGAGCCCGAGGTCATCAAGAAGGGCAAGCAGGAGGTGCCGGAGGAAGGCGCCGAGGCCGAGGCGGCTCCTGCCAAGCCGGAAAAGGCCGAGAAGAAGGAGAAAAAGTGA
- a CDS encoding ribose-phosphate pyrophosphokinase — MATIATTTDKKSQADEQSKPERKPQRARRDDKFKIFSGSANEPLADEICNFLGMTRGQCNVSRFSDGEVYVQILENVRGADVFVVQPTSFPVDQHLMELLLMIDALKRASARRITPVIPYFGYARQDRKDKPRVPVSSKLVADLLTTAGADRALVVDLHAPQIQGFFNIPVDHLFASPVLVGYFRELHLPDLTVVSPDAGGVERARFFAKKMESPMAILDKRRTDINVAEVMHVIGDVKGRTCLILDDLVDTAGTLVNAAEALLGAGALKVYACASHPVLSGPAIERISKSRLEQVVVTNTIPLTAAGRNEPKIKVLSIAGLVARAIQSIHEETSVSTLFS; from the coding sequence ATGGCGACCATAGCGACCACGACCGACAAGAAGAGCCAGGCGGACGAGCAGTCCAAGCCGGAGCGCAAGCCGCAACGCGCGCGCCGCGACGACAAGTTCAAGATCTTCTCCGGATCGGCCAATGAGCCGCTGGCGGATGAGATCTGCAACTTCCTGGGCATGACCCGCGGCCAGTGCAACGTCAGCCGCTTCTCCGACGGCGAGGTGTACGTGCAGATCCTGGAGAACGTGCGCGGGGCGGACGTCTTCGTGGTGCAGCCCACCAGCTTCCCCGTGGACCAGCACCTGATGGAGTTGCTGCTGATGATTGACGCGCTCAAGCGCGCCTCGGCGCGGCGCATCACCCCGGTCATCCCCTATTTCGGCTACGCCCGGCAGGACCGCAAGGACAAGCCGCGCGTCCCGGTGTCGTCCAAGCTGGTGGCCGATCTTCTGACCACCGCGGGCGCCGACCGCGCGCTGGTGGTGGACCTGCACGCTCCCCAGATCCAGGGCTTCTTCAACATCCCGGTGGACCACCTGTTTGCCTCGCCGGTGCTGGTGGGCTACTTCCGCGAATTGCATTTGCCGGACCTGACCGTGGTTTCGCCGGACGCCGGCGGCGTGGAGCGCGCGCGCTTCTTCGCCAAGAAGATGGAGTCGCCCATGGCCATCCTGGACAAGCGGCGCACCGATATCAACGTGGCCGAGGTCATGCACGTCATCGGCGACGTCAAGGGGCGCACCTGCCTGATCCTCGACGACCTCGTCGACACCGCCGGCACGCTGGTCAACGCCGCCGAGGCCCTGTTGGGCGCCGGCGCGCTCAAGGTGTACGCCTGTGCCTCGCATCCGGTGCTCTCCGGGCCGGCCATCGAGCGCATCTCCAAGTCGCGGCTGGAGCAGGTGGTGGTCACTAACACCATCCCGCTGACCGCCGCGGGACGCAACGAGCCCAAGATCAAGGTGCTCTCCATCGCCGGGCTGGTGGCGCGCGCCATCCAGTCCATCCATGAGGAGACCTCGGTCAGCACGCTATTTTCGTAG
- the ispE gene encoding 4-(cytidine 5'-diphospho)-2-C-methyl-D-erythritol kinase — translation MPVSVRSFAKINLGLAIGPRREDGFHELRTVYQTIALHDRVRVEVASGRGIEIRCGHPGVPENESNTCHRMAELALAALDARRHVTIHIEKRLPVQGGLGAASSNAAATLFGLERALKARLPAAERMRLAAAVGSDVPLFLLGGTVLGLGRGEEVYPLEDLPPLSCVVATPEISVSTPQAFADWDKLAGTDAGGKLTGGDESDRISACSHSMVGWLSGSPTGVPAKGGDRAEALLLDLVRTGIENDFEQVVFPQYPELRDVKSALIASGARYVSLSGSGSALYGLFGSAAAAKKAAARLKKQGIPALATMTLPRRGYWKRMLGF, via the coding sequence ATGCCGGTCAGCGTCCGCTCCTTCGCTAAGATCAACCTCGGGCTGGCCATCGGCCCCCGGCGCGAGGACGGCTTCCACGAGCTGCGCACCGTCTATCAGACCATCGCGCTCCACGACCGGGTGCGCGTGGAGGTGGCGAGCGGCCGCGGCATCGAGATTCGCTGCGGCCACCCGGGCGTGCCGGAAAACGAGTCCAACACTTGCCACCGCATGGCGGAGCTGGCGCTTGCCGCGCTGGACGCGCGCCGCCATGTCACCATCCACATCGAGAAACGCCTCCCGGTGCAGGGAGGCCTGGGCGCGGCCTCTTCGAACGCCGCCGCCACGCTCTTCGGGCTGGAGCGGGCGCTCAAAGCGCGCCTTCCGGCCGCCGAGCGCATGCGCCTGGCGGCCGCGGTCGGCTCCGACGTCCCGCTGTTCCTGCTGGGTGGGACGGTGCTGGGCCTGGGCCGCGGGGAAGAGGTCTATCCCCTGGAGGATCTGCCGCCTTTGTCCTGTGTGGTGGCCACGCCGGAGATCAGTGTTTCCACTCCCCAAGCCTTTGCCGACTGGGACAAGCTCGCCGGGACGGACGCGGGCGGCAAATTGACGGGTGGCGACGAGTCCGATAGAATCAGTGCTTGCAGCCACTCGATGGTGGGGTGGCTGAGTGGTTCCCCAACCGGTGTTCCCGCAAAGGGCGGGGACCGGGCCGAGGCACTGCTTCTCGACCTAGTCCGTACCGGGATAGAAAACGACTTCGAGCAGGTCGTCTTTCCTCAATATCCCGAATTGCGTGACGTGAAGAGTGCCCTGATAGCCAGTGGGGCGAGGTACGTGTCGCTCTCCGGCTCGGGCTCGGCGCTCTATGGGCTGTTTGGCTCGGCGGCGGCGGCGAAGAAAGCGGCGGCCCGGCTGAAGAAGCAGGGCATCCCGGCGCTGGCGACCATGACCTTGCCGCGGCGGGGGTATTGGAAGCGGATGCTGGGTTTCTAG
- a CDS encoding DoxX family protein: MPTTSHTQKPWLLWTGRILSALPVLVLATSAAMAFARTPQVVEGMSKFGYQESTILVVGVLELGSALIYAIPRTAVLGAILMTGYLGGAIATHVRIGDPGWPTALILGIFVWAGLYLRDERIRRLLPFRQPQDA, translated from the coding sequence ATGCCTACCACATCGCACACCCAAAAGCCCTGGCTCCTCTGGACAGGACGGATTCTCAGCGCTCTCCCTGTTCTGGTGCTGGCAACGAGTGCCGCCATGGCGTTCGCGCGCACGCCGCAGGTGGTCGAGGGCATGAGCAAGTTCGGCTACCAGGAGAGCACGATCCTGGTCGTCGGTGTGCTCGAACTCGGTTCGGCGCTGATCTACGCCATCCCGCGCACCGCGGTGTTGGGCGCCATCCTGATGACCGGCTATCTCGGCGGCGCAATCGCCACCCACGTGCGCATCGGCGACCCCGGCTGGCCCACCGCCCTCATTCTCGGCATCTTCGTCTGGGCCGGCCTGTATCTGCGAGATGAGCGCATCCGCCGCCTCCTGCCTTTCCGCCAGCCGCAGGATGCCTGA